One genomic window of Polyangium spumosum includes the following:
- a CDS encoding beta-ketoacyl synthase N-terminal-like domain-containing protein, with protein MSDACVIAVGAVSALGVGPSAYHAGDVGERARVVLARDEELARGGLTRPFAARVTAELPGFEDHAASLLACALGQIVRGLDEARPAWRGERLGIAVGTSSGGMLGATRFFAAREAWARGEPARGDEHEALARRATYFAPFDEAFAAAGLAEEHVHKRAHLVAACAASTLAIGLGLRWLDRGACDLVIAGGYDALSGFVATGFEALRATTASRPRPFRVGRDGMSLGEGAGLVALVREENTRGAAVFVRVAGFGASTDAVHITAPDRTGDGLARAGERAIADSGLAPAAIGLVSAHATATPFNDAMEARAIGRIFEGSSAPSTLGGSAPASGAAPPNPPVVHPFKAQIGHTLGAAGVLESLAAADALRRGIAPAAAGDGELDPDAAVSLLERAEARPLGAALKLSAAFGGANAALVLTNTPSGRAPRRARPVYLQAHAGVTSVDLVELAALTGVARDRLARLDPLCRLGMRAVAELARVVGREALVGAGIVVGHALATLDTNDRFDARRRARGPGSVDPRLFPATSPNAVAGECAIVYQLRGPSFAVSAGLGGGAEALSAGAELVAMGDADRVVVLAVDDAGPAARDLLSFVSASERPFAEGAVALLLGVSAENALASIDPDICADHHAGPVGHLALQAKVLEFVTKWRPACGG; from the coding sequence GTGAGTGACGCCTGCGTGATCGCGGTGGGCGCCGTCTCGGCGCTCGGCGTGGGCCCGAGCGCGTACCACGCCGGCGACGTCGGCGAGCGGGCGCGCGTGGTCCTCGCGCGTGACGAGGAGCTCGCGCGTGGCGGGCTCACGCGCCCCTTCGCCGCCCGCGTGACCGCCGAGCTGCCGGGCTTCGAGGACCACGCGGCCTCGCTGCTCGCGTGTGCGCTCGGGCAGATCGTGCGTGGCCTCGACGAGGCGCGGCCTGCCTGGCGTGGCGAACGCCTCGGGATCGCCGTCGGCACGTCGAGCGGCGGCATGCTCGGGGCGACGCGGTTCTTCGCGGCCCGCGAAGCCTGGGCGAGAGGCGAGCCCGCGCGCGGGGACGAACACGAAGCGCTCGCGCGGCGCGCCACCTACTTTGCGCCGTTCGACGAGGCCTTCGCCGCCGCGGGCCTCGCGGAGGAGCACGTCCACAAGCGCGCGCACCTCGTGGCCGCGTGCGCCGCGTCGACGCTCGCGATCGGCCTCGGCCTGCGGTGGCTCGATCGGGGCGCGTGTGATCTCGTGATCGCCGGTGGATACGACGCGCTCTCGGGCTTCGTGGCCACGGGCTTCGAGGCCCTGCGCGCGACGACCGCGTCGCGCCCGAGGCCGTTCCGCGTCGGCCGCGACGGCATGAGCCTCGGCGAAGGCGCCGGCCTCGTCGCGCTCGTCCGCGAGGAGAACACGCGTGGCGCCGCGGTGTTCGTCCGGGTCGCCGGCTTCGGCGCCTCCACCGACGCCGTGCACATCACCGCGCCCGATCGCACCGGCGACGGCCTCGCCCGCGCCGGCGAACGAGCGATCGCCGACAGCGGCCTCGCGCCCGCGGCGATCGGCCTCGTCAGCGCACACGCGACCGCGACGCCGTTCAACGACGCGATGGAGGCACGCGCGATCGGCCGGATCTTCGAGGGGTCATCAGCGCCGTCCACGCTCGGGGGCTCCGCTCCGGCGAGCGGAGCTGCGCCCCCGAACCCCCCCGTCGTGCACCCCTTCAAGGCCCAGATCGGCCACACCCTCGGCGCGGCCGGCGTGCTCGAGTCCCTCGCCGCCGCCGACGCCTTGCGCCGCGGGATCGCGCCCGCCGCCGCGGGGGATGGCGAGCTCGACCCGGACGCCGCGGTCTCTTTGCTCGAGCGCGCCGAGGCGCGACCGCTCGGCGCCGCGCTCAAGCTCTCGGCCGCGTTTGGCGGCGCGAACGCGGCGCTCGTCCTGACGAACACGCCGAGCGGCCGCGCGCCGAGGCGAGCGCGGCCCGTGTACTTGCAGGCGCACGCGGGCGTCACGAGCGTCGATCTGGTCGAGCTCGCGGCGCTCACGGGCGTCGCGCGGGATCGCCTCGCGCGGCTCGATCCGCTCTGTCGGCTCGGGATGCGCGCCGTCGCCGAGCTCGCGCGCGTGGTGGGGCGCGAGGCCCTCGTGGGCGCGGGCATCGTCGTGGGACACGCGCTCGCCACGCTCGACACGAACGATCGCTTCGACGCGCGCAGGCGCGCGCGTGGCCCCGGCTCCGTCGATCCGCGCCTCTTCCCCGCCACCTCGCCGAACGCCGTCGCGGGTGAGTGCGCCATCGTCTACCAGCTCCGCGGCCCGAGCTTCGCCGTGAGCGCGGGCCTCGGTGGCGGCGCCGAGGCGCTCTCCGCCGGCGCCGAGCTCGTCGCGATGGGAGACGCCGATCGTGTCGTCGTGCTCGCGGTCGACGACGCGGGCCCTGCCGCGCGTGATCTTTTGTCGTTCGTGTCCGCGTCGGAGCGCCCCTTCGCCGAGGGCGCCGTGGCCCTCCTGCTCGGCGTTTCGGCTGAAAATGCGCTCGCTTCGATCGACCCTGACATCTGCGCCGACCACCACGCCGGCCCCGTCGGTCACCTTGCCTTGCAGGCAAAGGTCCTCGAATTCGTGACAAAGTGGCGGCCGGCTTGCGGGGGGTAG
- a CDS encoding C2 domain-containing protein, with product MNTKSLVFALSLASTLAAAALSTGCVALYPEIGTSIRKITAEQALDPPPPEDLRWIRLVSGTVKGTMRDGRTWKQAIGKLPDPYAKLYINDVEVMRTNPQNETLEPSWDDAPRGNFQVSPADKMRVELWDANTVTDKPIGVKDFRATEDAVLGDRIRIDVPGAGEVLIAYERAHAMFGLGLWFELRTDSCFVTRLIGGSPAERAGAQPGDEVVQINGKPVKTMSSNAVRSAFNSIPMSGLPVVLRHADGSTATVTFREGPIYPTFAEFGRVD from the coding sequence ATGAACACGAAAAGCCTCGTTTTTGCGCTCTCCCTCGCGAGCACCCTCGCCGCAGCGGCGCTCTCGACTGGCTGCGTCGCCCTCTATCCGGAGATCGGGACCAGCATCCGCAAGATCACCGCCGAGCAGGCGCTCGATCCGCCGCCGCCCGAGGATCTGCGCTGGATCCGCCTCGTCTCGGGGACGGTCAAAGGCACGATGCGCGACGGCAGGACGTGGAAGCAGGCCATCGGCAAGCTGCCGGATCCCTACGCGAAGCTGTACATCAACGACGTGGAGGTGATGCGCACGAACCCGCAGAACGAGACGCTCGAGCCGAGCTGGGACGACGCGCCGCGCGGCAACTTCCAGGTCTCGCCCGCGGACAAGATGCGCGTGGAGCTCTGGGACGCGAACACCGTCACGGACAAGCCCATCGGGGTGAAGGACTTCCGCGCGACCGAGGACGCCGTGCTCGGCGACCGCATCCGGATCGACGTGCCGGGGGCCGGCGAGGTGCTCATCGCCTACGAGCGCGCGCACGCGATGTTCGGGCTCGGGCTCTGGTTCGAGCTGCGGACGGACTCCTGCTTCGTCACGCGCTTGATCGGCGGCAGCCCGGCCGAGCGCGCGGGCGCGCAGCCGGGCGACGAGGTCGTGCAGATCAACGGCAAGCCCGTGAAGACCATGAGCAGCAACGCGGTCCGGAGCGCGTTCAACTCGATCCCGATGAGCGGCCTGCCGGTCGTGCTCCGGCACGCGGACGGCTCGACGGCGACCGTGACCTTCCGCGAGGGGCCCATCTACCCGACGTTCGCCGAGTTCGGCCGCGTCGACTGA
- a CDS encoding TrmH family RNA methyltransferase, with amino-acid sequence MKVPSFHLSTEEIREELAPLRHPFSIAVCRAKNPFNIGAIIRTAHSFLVREVFLVGTEPWYERAAMGMAKYETIVECPDEEVFLEAVRGRPLVGVERDHAKTTLWEAEMPDGLVFLFGSENDGLSDRLLSACDQILAIPMYGINHSYPVAIAAGMVMCEWARRKDPRGSLTPR; translated from the coding sequence GTGAAGGTCCCTTCGTTCCACCTCTCCACCGAGGAGATCCGCGAGGAGCTCGCGCCCCTCAGGCACCCCTTCTCCATCGCCGTTTGCCGCGCGAAAAACCCCTTCAACATCGGGGCGATCATCCGCACGGCGCACTCGTTCCTGGTGCGCGAGGTCTTCCTCGTCGGCACGGAGCCCTGGTACGAGCGGGCCGCGATGGGGATGGCCAAGTACGAGACGATCGTGGAGTGCCCCGACGAAGAGGTGTTCCTCGAGGCCGTGCGTGGCCGCCCGCTCGTCGGCGTCGAGCGGGATCACGCGAAGACGACGCTCTGGGAGGCCGAGATGCCGGACGGCCTCGTGTTCCTGTTCGGCAGCGAGAACGACGGGCTGTCCGACAGGTTGCTCTCGGCGTGTGATCAGATCCTGGCGATCCCGATGTACGGGATCAACCACTCGTACCCGGTGGCGATCGCCGCGGGCATGGTCATGTGCGAGTGGGCGCGGCGGAAGGATCCACGCGGATCCCTCACGCCGCGCTGA
- a CDS encoding deoxyhypusine synthase family protein produces MSERHPHGQHEPPRAVRDLSDGVEDQLVPLTALDPLQIKSFDDLVTAMGRTAFSGRSLGEACDVLTEMTLDPECLIVATFSGAMTVAKMGLVIVRMIEAGMIHAIISTGALMAHGLSEAVGLTHYKANPNVSDEVLFQKGYNRVYDTLEMEKNLNTIDEFVRAELDKLDPNVPWSSEMICRQLGKALAEMGDSPGILRSAYLHNVPVYVPAFTDSEMGLDVAVWKLRQIHAQHGSDPNFDPFKHAAPPAYNPFLDLLSYAKLIGTKKKLGIFTIGGGVPRNWAQQVGPFYDIVGHRLGVETAHPRFTYGVRICPEPVHWGGLSGCSYSEGVSWGKFVPPNEGGRYAEVFADATVAWPLIVRAVLERLEKRRGATAAK; encoded by the coding sequence ATGTCCGAAAGGCATCCTCACGGTCAACACGAGCCGCCGCGCGCCGTCCGGGATCTGAGCGACGGCGTCGAGGACCAGCTCGTGCCGCTCACGGCGCTGGATCCCCTGCAGATCAAGAGCTTCGACGATCTCGTCACGGCCATGGGCCGCACCGCGTTCAGCGGCCGCTCGCTCGGCGAGGCCTGCGACGTGCTCACGGAGATGACGCTCGATCCGGAGTGCCTGATCGTCGCGACCTTCTCCGGCGCGATGACGGTCGCGAAGATGGGCCTCGTCATCGTCCGCATGATCGAGGCGGGCATGATCCACGCGATCATCTCGACGGGCGCGCTCATGGCGCACGGGCTCAGCGAGGCCGTGGGGCTCACGCACTACAAGGCGAACCCGAACGTGTCGGACGAGGTGCTCTTCCAGAAGGGCTACAACCGCGTCTACGACACGCTCGAGATGGAGAAGAACCTCAACACCATCGACGAGTTCGTCCGCGCAGAGCTCGACAAGCTCGACCCGAACGTGCCGTGGTCGAGCGAGATGATCTGCCGCCAGCTCGGCAAGGCGCTCGCGGAGATGGGCGACTCGCCGGGCATCCTGCGCAGCGCCTACCTGCACAACGTGCCCGTCTACGTCCCGGCCTTCACGGACAGCGAGATGGGCCTCGACGTCGCGGTCTGGAAGCTGCGCCAGATCCACGCCCAGCACGGGAGCGACCCGAACTTCGATCCGTTCAAGCACGCGGCGCCGCCGGCCTACAACCCGTTCCTCGACCTCCTGAGCTACGCGAAGCTCATCGGCACGAAGAAGAAGCTCGGCATCTTCACGATCGGCGGCGGCGTGCCGCGCAACTGGGCCCAGCAGGTCGGGCCCTTCTACGACATCGTCGGGCACAGGCTCGGCGTGGAGACCGCGCACCCGCGCTTCACGTACGGCGTGCGTATCTGCCCGGAGCCCGTGCACTGGGGCGGCCTGTCGGGCTGCTCGTACTCGGAGGGCGTGAGCTGGGGGAAGTTCGTGCCCCCGAACGAGGGCGGCCGTTACGCCGAGGTCTTCGCGGACGCGACGGTCGCGTGGCCGCTCATCGTGCGCGCGGTGCTGGAGCGGCTGGAGAAGCGGCGCGGCGCGACCGCGGCGAAGTGA
- a CDS encoding nuclear transport factor 2 family protein, which yields MIRTLAAFALAFGTLTGCSTKYIPNTDVEDTDENRRIIAFCEKYRHAVEDKDISVLYNFASPDYYEDGGNVDPGDDIDYAGLKAYLAGAFQDARAIRYEIRYRRIMREDDLIFVDYTYSASYRIPGTKGEEWRRKVEDNRLELVPYQNDYRIVAGM from the coding sequence ATGATCCGAACTCTTGCTGCCTTTGCGCTCGCCTTCGGCACGCTCACGGGGTGCTCGACGAAGTACATCCCCAACACGGACGTGGAGGACACGGACGAGAACCGCAGGATCATCGCGTTCTGCGAGAAGTACCGGCACGCCGTGGAGGACAAGGACATCTCCGTCCTCTACAACTTCGCCTCGCCCGATTATTACGAGGACGGCGGCAACGTCGATCCGGGCGACGACATCGATTACGCCGGCTTGAAGGCCTACCTCGCCGGCGCGTTCCAGGACGCCCGCGCGATCCGCTACGAGATCCGCTACCGCCGCATCATGCGCGAAGACGACCTGATCTTCGTCGACTACACCTACAGCGCGAGCTACCGCATCCCCGGCACGAAGGGCGAGGAGTGGCGCCGCAAGGTCGAGGACAACCGCCTCGAGCTCGTGCCGTACCAGAACGACTACCGGATCGTCGCGGGGATGTGA
- a CDS encoding class II glutamine amidotransferase — translation MARLVGFVGNRPDLGARVLELEARNLTVHKQADRIPGWGVGFYQGGEILLKRRPIDDRPAINIAEMTQALRADTLIAHVRLGTVGGSRTENTHPFRYRQWLFAHTGTIDAFSTLRGRLSDSLPQFLQRDVRGETDSELLFHLFLSFLHDAGALERQDIPPETARTALRSSIALVDGLSAEEGKGPSRMNLLVAAPDYVIAMHGGSRMFLRVFQGAADLERILGDGGLGRMRLPDFASCRLSILASDFDDDRGPAGWTAVQDRAIVTLTRTDDPLVEPI, via the coding sequence ATGGCTCGTCTCGTCGGCTTCGTCGGCAACCGTCCGGACCTCGGGGCACGGGTCCTCGAGCTCGAAGCTCGCAACCTCACGGTGCACAAGCAGGCCGATCGCATCCCGGGCTGGGGTGTCGGCTTCTACCAGGGTGGCGAGATCCTCTTGAAACGTCGCCCCATCGACGATCGTCCCGCGATCAACATCGCCGAGATGACCCAGGCCTTGCGCGCCGACACCCTGATCGCCCACGTCCGGCTCGGGACCGTCGGCGGCTCGCGCACGGAGAACACCCACCCGTTCCGCTACCGGCAGTGGCTCTTCGCGCATACGGGCACGATCGACGCGTTCTCCACGTTGCGCGGCCGCCTGTCCGACTCGCTGCCGCAGTTCTTGCAGCGTGACGTCCGGGGCGAGACCGACAGCGAGCTGCTCTTCCACCTCTTCCTCTCGTTCCTCCACGACGCCGGCGCCCTCGAACGTCAGGACATCCCGCCGGAGACGGCGCGCACGGCGCTGCGGTCGAGCATCGCGCTCGTCGACGGCCTCTCCGCCGAGGAAGGCAAAGGCCCGAGCCGCATGAACCTGCTCGTGGCGGCCCCCGACTACGTGATCGCCATGCACGGGGGCAGCCGCATGTTCTTGCGCGTTTTCCAGGGCGCGGCGGACCTCGAGCGGATCCTCGGCGACGGCGGCCTCGGCCGCATGCGCTTGCCGGACTTCGCCTCGTGCCGCCTGTCGATCCTCGCCTCCGACTTCGACGACGACCGGGGGCCGGCCGGATGGACGGCCGTCCAGGACCGTGCGATCGTCACGCTCACCCGCACGGATGATCCCCTCGTCGAGCCGATCTGA
- a CDS encoding patatin-like phospholipase family protein, translating to MTRLKVAFVASGGAVRGLAHLGVLKACEELGILPEIYVGTSSGAIVCATYGQDIPLDVLLDAYRLPWRRRHRGPRLFPSSFIGLPTPGELLDPGHLASGIFSAARLERYLSRFLPINDFRKLPNPVFVTAVDIDTGERVVFGPGYEETTPVSQAVAASCCVPGIFRPFRIGDRYFVNGEVARTLSADVAIAAGADVVIISNVYKPEQTREGRRSLARRGPFPVLRQSLSVLLTEKERQGVELYGRLHPQVTFLDIAPELGPFSYLNRFAVRGLVLRGYRQALRVLAEAKEKGVFERTSKLSSPLN from the coding sequence ATGACTCGCCTCAAGGTCGCGTTCGTGGCGTCGGGCGGGGCCGTGCGAGGACTGGCCCACCTCGGCGTCCTCAAGGCGTGCGAGGAGCTCGGGATCTTGCCGGAGATCTACGTGGGGACGAGCTCCGGCGCGATCGTCTGCGCGACCTATGGCCAGGACATCCCGCTCGATGTCCTGCTCGACGCGTATCGCCTCCCTTGGCGGCGTCGCCACCGGGGCCCTCGGCTCTTCCCTTCGAGCTTCATCGGCTTGCCGACGCCCGGGGAGCTCCTCGATCCGGGCCACCTCGCCTCGGGGATCTTCTCGGCGGCGCGGCTGGAGAGGTACCTCTCGCGTTTTTTGCCCATCAACGATTTCCGCAAGCTCCCGAACCCCGTCTTCGTGACCGCGGTGGACATCGACACGGGCGAGCGTGTGGTGTTCGGGCCGGGCTACGAGGAGACGACGCCCGTGAGCCAGGCGGTCGCGGCGAGCTGCTGCGTGCCGGGCATCTTCCGCCCGTTCCGCATCGGCGATCGGTACTTCGTGAACGGCGAGGTGGCGCGCACGCTCTCGGCGGACGTGGCGATCGCGGCGGGGGCGGACGTGGTGATCATCTCGAACGTGTACAAGCCGGAGCAGACGCGCGAGGGGCGACGCAGCCTGGCGCGGCGCGGCCCCTTCCCTGTCTTGCGGCAGTCGCTCAGCGTCTTGCTCACGGAGAAGGAACGGCAGGGCGTGGAGCTCTACGGCCGGCTCCACCCGCAGGTCACGTTCCTCGACATCGCGCCGGAGCTCGGGCCCTTCAGCTACCTGAACCGCTTCGCGGTGCGTGGCCTCGTGCTGCGGGGCTACCGGCAAGCGCTCCGCGTGCTGGCGGAGGCGAAGGAGAAGGGCGTGTTCGAGCGGACGAGCAAGCTCTCGAGCCCGCTCAATTAG